AGGACAGTCCAATGAAACCCTCCATGCTCTACGAAGCGCTTCAGGCGCTGATCGGCGAACGTGTGCCCCTTCACCTCTGGGGATCGTGCGGCGTCGGCAAATCACAGATAGTTTTCCAGGTTGCGAATGACACCAACCGCGAGTTTCGGGACATACGTGCAGGGCAGCTCGACCCAGTCGATCTGCGCGGTCTGCCTCATATCGCCTCGCAGCAGACAGAATGGGCGCCCCCTAAGTTCCTTCCCATAAGTGGTGAAGGGATCCTCTTTCTGGATGAACTGACTTCGGCACCACAGATGACCCAGGCGGCCTGCTATCAGCTAGTGCTCGACAGACGTCTTGGCGAGTATGTGCTGCCTGACGGCTGGGTGGTCATTGCAGCTGGCAATCCTGCTTCTGAAAGAGGCGTGCACTTCTCCATGCCACGACCGCTCCGGAATCGTTTCGTCCATCTGCATCTGGAAGCCGATCTCCCGGAATGGTGCCGTTGGGCAGTGCGTGCGGGCGTACGTTCCGAGATCATTGCGTTCCTTCGCTTCAAGCCCGCATTACTCCACGATGGGGACGTTACCTCCGACCAGAATGCTTGGCCCACGCCGCGCTCATGGCAGATGGCCTCGAATGTTTTGAAGGGCATGTCCGGCAAGGTTGGCTCTGCCGCGGTCGAAATCGAAGCGGAACTGCTAGAGGGCACCATCGGACCTGCTGCAACGGCGGAGTTTGTCGGGTTCCTACGGCTATTCCGAGAGTTGCCTTCGATCGACGAGATCCTGCTCAACCCCGATAAAGCTCCGCTTCCCAGCGAGCCGTCAGCGCAGATTGCGATTGCAACAGCACTGGGACGAGCTTTATCCGATCATTCCGTCGCGAAAGGACTTGCCTACCTGGACCGCATGCCAGCAGAGATGCGTGTTCTCGCCATGCGCGACGCCGCAGCACGCGATCGTGCGATCACTAGCACGCCGGAGTTCATTCGCTTCGGCATTCAACATGCGGAGGTCATCCAATGATTACTCAGAGGGCGATGCTGGCTGCTGTTCATATCAGCATCTGGACAGCGACTAAACACGACCGTAAGGTCAGCCGTGACGTGGCCAGCCAGCACGGCGCGCAGGAGCGCGCGGGCCGCTACAACAAGCAACTCCTCATGGGTGCGGCGCGGCTCGA
This DNA window, taken from Granulicella sibirica, encodes the following:
- a CDS encoding AAA family ATPase → MLYEALQALIGERVPLHLWGSCGVGKSQIVFQVANDTNREFRDIRAGQLDPVDLRGLPHIASQQTEWAPPKFLPISGEGILFLDELTSAPQMTQAACYQLVLDRRLGEYVLPDGWVVIAAGNPASERGVHFSMPRPLRNRFVHLHLEADLPEWCRWAVRAGVRSEIIAFLRFKPALLHDGDVTSDQNAWPTPRSWQMASNVLKGMSGKVGSAAVEIEAELLEGTIGPAATAEFVGFLRLFRELPSIDEILLNPDKAPLPSEPSAQIAIATALGRALSDHSVAKGLAYLDRMPAEMRVLAMRDAAARDRAITSTPEFIRFGIQHAEVIQ